CAAGAGGTCCCCCACCCCTGTCGCCATAAGGGAGGAGGGAGTGGAGGTAGTGGACACCTACAAGTTCCTAGGGGTGCAACTCAATAACAAACTGGACTGGCTAGACAACACCGAGGCCCTCTAGAAGAAAGGACAGAGCAGTATGTTCTTTCGGAGAAGCCTCAAGTTCTTTATTGTGTGCACTTGGCTGCTACGAATGTTTTACCAGTCTGTGGTGGCCAGTGTTATCTTCTTTTCTGAGGTGTGCTGAGGAGGTGGCATTGGGACTTGTGGGGCCAACAAACTGAGCAAGCTGGTGAGGAAGGCCAGTTCTGTGGGATGGATGGAACAGGACAGGGTGGAGGAAGTGACTGAGAAGAGGATGAGAGGGAAGCTGAACGCTATCACGGACAATTTTTCTCATCCTCTCTACAATGAGCTGAGGCGGCTCAGGAGCACATTCAGCCACAGATTCATCCAGCCATGTGCCTCAAAACGTCTTTCGTGCCATCAGCCATCAGACTCCACAATGCAACAACACCCAGTACCTCCTACCCCACTGATTGAGTCTCACAGAAACACTCACTCAACAGTTAATTCCCATTTCACAGATActgcacatgtatataaataccGAGTATAttacacatgtacatatacaaatagaactctagcatatgtacatacacacagatctggttttttttctattatttctattgtaCAGGTATTTATGGAAATTACTTGTGCTGTTGTGTCAGTTTGAATTTCCCCTACAGGGGATCAATAAAGATAAAACTTCAAAGGTATCCTATCTTTGTGACCTCACGgattattacacatcttgctcttggagtgatctttgtcgATCGACGACTCCTGAGGAAGGTAACAAttgtcttgaatttcctccgtttctacacaatctatctgactgtggattggtggagtccaaactctttagagagggttctgtaaccttttccagcctgatgagcatcaacaactctttttctgaggtcctcagaaatctcctttgttcatgccatgatacacttccacaaacatgtgctgtgaaactcagactctgatagatccctgttctttaaataaaacagggcgctcactcacaccttaTTGTCATCCCATCagttgaaaacacctgactctaatatCACGTTCAATTTAACTGCTAATCccagaggttcacatactttttccactcacagatatgtaatattggatgattttcctcagtaaataaatgactaagtataaCATTCTTGGCTCATTTGTtcaattgggttctctttgtgtagttttaaaacttgtgtgaaaatctgatgatgtaaATCCGATGCATATTTacgcagatatatagaaaattcacaaactttcaagcaccactgtacagcTGGctttactgtcagagctgctttcatagaaaatttatcaacacctcctgaccattTCAGATTTgggaattcaacagcactgtggcatAATGGCCAAATATATGGCATTGATCTAGATCAGAACTCTGTGTTTTTCGATGTGGATTATCTTTGCATGTATAACAACTGTTTTTGATAAATGATGATATAGATGTTTTGGAGCCGACTGTAGGGTATTTATATTAAACAGACTCTTTATAAAGAGAATTACAGTGCAAAGACCGACAGAactgatgaatgtgtgtgttttaggttcTTTAATGCAGAGGCTGTTCTGTGGGCAGTAGGAGCCACTGCCTTGGTGTCCTTTGGTCTGAGTGTATTTGCAATGCAGACTAAGGTCAGTCACATGGCAATATAAAAAGTCCAATCAAAAAGTTATAATacttttcatttactttaatagattttaagtttattaacattttttttttccatatctaTTATGATGAAAGCAAACAATATGTTGACCTTTAATTAGGCCTTGCTCAAAACTGGTATAAGGAATGGAGAAATGGATTGACCCTGTGAAGGAGAAAATGCTTTACTTGTctataactaaaaaaaataattaaaaaaaaatgcaatgccATGGACAGAAACTTctatttcttaatttttttagtttgtGCTATTACTGAATTCCAGATGACCATTTTATCACTTCCTTAGCATGCTATATGATTAGTGTGCGAAGAAAGTTGAGACAAAATTGAGACATTAATGGTCCCTTATTGTGAACTCAACCcatttatatagatatagtcGACTAGACTCTGACTGTTAAGTTAAACACTTCAAAAAACCTGAAATAAAATAGATACACCGCTTTCAGTAATACCGAACATAATGGTATACATAGTGTATTGTGAGACATGAAAAATAGTTATAATCGTTATACCATTACCCGTAAGCTATGGATAATGATGTCATGAAACATTATTTCTACTTGTGAGAACTACTGAAGGCGAAAAGCAATCGTCTAACCAAGTGATTTTGCACCACATTGTGTGAAACATGCACATGCAGGGCCATTAAAAATCCGAAGGAGATTTACAGAGATGTTGGAGCCACAGTGATGAATGTGGGTCATTTGACTGCAGTATGTGTTGTTAAATGTAGCACCAATAGATGCTGAATAAAGTTTGTAATTCTGCAAGGGACAACGAGTATTGAATAGCACATATCGGAAAACCAGAAGCTCTGATAATCACCTCTAcggtttgtgaaccctttagaattgtctatatttctggATAAATTTGGTAATGGTAAATCTGGGAaatttttcctccatttctacacaatctgtctgactgtggattggtggagtccaaactctttagagagggttctgtaaccttttccagcctgatgagcatcaacaacgatttttctgaggtcctcagaaatctccttcgttcgtgccatgatacacttccactgacatgtgttgtgaagatcagactctgatagatccctgttctctaaataaaacagggcgctcattcacacctgatcgtcatcccactgattgaaatcacctgactctaatttcaccttcagattaactgctaatcctagaggtacacatacttttgccactcacagatgtgtaatattgcatcattttcctcaataaataaatgacctagtgtaatatttttgtctcatttgtttaaatgggttttCGTTGTCTAATTTTAGGACTGgacatctgatgatgttttcggTCATGTTACTGCAGATATATaggaaattctaaagggttcacaaactttcaagcaccattgtatgtatgtacacatatttatacagaacTCATGACTccgtgacattttttttttttaaattgcacttTCCATCAAAGGGAAATATGAATAATTGTTCCAACTTGTCCAAACTCTTCTGCTTATAGTGGGACTTCACAACTATCAGTGGAACACTTTGGGTACTATGCTGGACTCTGTTATCGTTTGGGTTACTCTGTGCTATCATGCGATCCCAGGTAAACAATATGACCTACATGGAAAATGAATGATCAGTTcttcatatttcatttcatctttattttactttactgtTAACAGTTTCTATACATTGCTTATGCATCGGTGGGGACATTGATCTTCTCTATCGTAAGTGATTGTCCATGTTTTACTCTTCTAGAGCTTGGTTTGACCGTGTATACAGCATAGTACTTGTCATACATTATTACGTTGAGAGATAAAAGCAGGTAGGAACTATTTTAATTACTAAGACGAATCTCTCacatctctgtttctctcccctAGTACCTGGTGATGGATACACAGCTAATGCTAGGCGGGAAACACAAATACGCCCTCAGTGCAGAGGAATACATTTTTGCTGCACTGAACCTCTACCTAGACATTATAACACTTTTCTTGATGATACTTCAGCTGATCGGGCTCTGCCGTTAATGCAAATgacaattaacaaaaaaaaaaaaactttagcaAAATCCCTGCACTCTACACATCCACTCTTATCGCATTCTGCAGTACTgtgattttgtatttattttctcacagaaaacttcatatttataaaatgtatacataaatacatacagtcaCATTAATTCTGGActacagtcctctctgaaactactggaacggcaaggccaattcatttttttttgctgtagactgaggACATTTGGGGTTGAGATGAAacgatgaatatgagaagatagTTTAAGTTCAGTTTTTATTCCCTGGTATTTATACGTacatgtgttaaatgacatacaACACAGcgcattttgtatcagaccacacaatttgtaggtgagcaaaaatattggaacacgtgactgacaggtgttccttgttacccaggtgtgtcctgttagattgattgtttaaacagtaaatagcgctgaacatctactcttggttttagcctttagtttcacctgtgaagactgcatttgttgttaaaaaggatcagccaacatgaagatcagagagctgtctgtgggagaaaagcccttttgaaactgagaaaagagagaacatCAAtgagagccattgcacaaacatcgGGCaaagccaatacaacaatttggaacgtcctgaaaaggagagagacagctggtgtactgagcaacagacaccgaatgggtcgaccaaggaaaacaacaacagctgatagCAGAAACATTgggagagctgtgaagaaaaaacccaaaacaacagtcagtgacatcaccaacaacctccacagggcaaggGTGAAGAATACTTAGAGCGCAGAAATATAGcggtcataccacaagatgcaaacctctcatcagcagtaagaatcagaaaggcAGATTAagattcacaaagaaatacagagacgagccacaaaagttctggaaccaggatgaacctctaccaaagtgatggaaaggccaaagtgtggagaaagaatggatctgctcatgatccgaaacatacaagctcatctgtgaaacatggtggaggtagtgtcatggcctGGGCTTGCAccgctgcttctggaacagactcactaatctttattgatgatgtaactcgtgATGGCAGCAGCAGAATGACTTCAGACATTTACAGCAACATTCTGTCTCCAAATTACAGTGAAGTTCATCATgcaacaatgatccaaaacacacggccaactcaacaaaggactttttcagggggaaaagtggaaagtTTAAGGCCAAGTCAAtctccagaccttaacccagttgagcagcatttcacctcctgaagaggagactgaagagagaaacccccaaaacaaacaataactgaaagaagctgctggaaaagcctggaaaagcaacacaaaagaagaaaccgaCAATCTGGTGACGTctgtgagtcgcaggcttgatgcagttattgcaagcacgggatatgcaactaaatattaagtgttatttactttcagttacttcaagacttatctgtttctatacttttgctcacctaaaaattaggtggtctgatacaaaaggttccatgttttatgttggttaacacatttagatgcaaataccaggaaataaaatctgaaatccgaaactctcgtctcatctccatcttttgatctcaaacccaaatgtctttggtgtacagcacaaataaaatgagtcggccttgccgttccaatagtttctgaggggactgtacatgCTACCTTGTAACTCAGGGATTTCTGCTGATGCATAATAAACCAATAAAAGACTTCAGATATATCCTGTCATGTGTGGCATGATTAATTTAGAGCAATTATTGATACACAGCaataagattaaataaataaataaatgagaataGAATCATTATAGATTCAAGGCTTTTTATACTAAATTATATAGGTTAGATCTGACAGATATGCTGGAGTCTCAGTTTCCAGATATTCTTGCCTGGACAGATATATTTGTGACAAGCGTAATGTGGTTTAAAAACTGGGGAAATGGTGGTGCAGTGTTCAGCGTTCAGGGCCCCCGGGTCAATCATGACATGAGCTcgtgttactgtctgtgttctgtgtggagtttgtgtgcatgttcttgtgaatgtgtgtgttcatggtgctctgtgatggactggagtcCCTTCAAGGTTGCGTTCCAgattcaccatgaccctgaccaggacaaagtggttactgaaagtgagcgattaaaaaaaaaaaagaataattttgcCAAAATGccaatggaataataataattaaaaaaaaaaaagaatctctAGAGATATATTTgataatctttataattattcCAAATCAGGCTCATCTAATAATAAGATTTGATAAATTTCCCACGTGTATTCACTTTCCAAGCgattattccccccccccccccccccccaggtgtATTTATAGACCATAAAACCCTTCTTTAAAAATAGAGCTTTTAAGATATAATAGGATTTAGCCTATTTAGCAGTTTCTGTGCATTGGCCAATTAATATTCAGGATCTTTCTCGGGCATCATAGACCACATGCGgtattatattttttgtaaggTCCACATCACTACTTCATAGTTCATGTTCATAGATCACTACTTCATTGTTATATGTCTACACTGATTATACCATACAGCtgcaatatgtatatagtattgtgTATGTACATAGGCTATATGTATAATGTGACTGtacattgttgtttgttgtatatatatatatatatatatatatatatatatatatatatatatatatatatatatgtgtgtgtgtgtgtatagatagatatatacacacacacacattatatatatagatagatagatacacacacacattatatagatagatagatagatagatacacacacactatatatatatagtttgcgcttatgtctatatatatatatatatatatatatacatcttgtatatactctttatatatccctgtattgtttgttctccttactatctctttcttcttcacctgtcttgctgctgctgtgacaccctaatttctcccTCTGGGGatgaataaagtattatcttatcttattgtAAGAATGTGCAGCGTTGTGACTGCTTATAACTGCTCTATGCCGCCCTCTGTGTGTTTAAAGCAGTACAGCAAGTCAGAAAATCCTTCCTGTATTACTGGAGTTTACATGGGCTTAATTCGAAATTAGCACGCTACTCCCTCTCTTCGTACACTACACTGCATTAGGAAGTCGTGGCTACTGCgccctatctagtgcactacgtGTTCTATCGGGAGGCGTTTAGGCTTCAGCCGCAGAATGCTCGCGAGAACAGACTTGTCATGGCGGACTCCGACGAAGGAGTACACGACCTGAAGAAAACTGCTTCCATAAACCGCAGTGGGAGTAATAACGGGAAGGAAATGAAGACCGTTTCCAAATCCGGGTCACAAACTGTGTCTGACTTAATCGCCAAATCGGAATATTGTGAAAAACTCCAGGAATGGATGTGGCAGTATTACTGCGGGTATGTGAGCTGGCAGAGCTGGGTGACCGTGTTTCCTTTTCCTCCTTGTTTTCCAACACAAGCAGCGACTGGGAGCCTGAGAGCGCCAACATGGGGGGTGGATTTACCCACCCCAGACCTACAGACCTGGATTAGTCATTCTTCTGCTGTccctttttcttcatttccgTCTGTTCCTCCGCCCTCTACCACCACGGCTGCTCATAACGCTAgtgagagacaggtagagattAATGGCCAGAGTCAGAATCTTCCTGTCCCCCAGAACCTGCAGCAAAATGGAAACGCCCAGCAGCCAGGTACTGAAGCAAGCTTCTCAGTTATTAAAGTAATAAACATCCAGTTAAATCTGACTCCAGTCCCAGTTTCGACCAGGTTACAGAGCTGTGCTCTCCCACTACTCCGCTGAAAACCTAGTTCTGGCCCAATAGAGCTCATGTAACATGATGGAAATGGTTATGATTGTTTGTGTTCCTGTCATTCCTGTGCTGTGGATTTGATTTTAGGTCGAGAATATTATATTCCCTCTCCGCTCCACCGCTTCCTGGCTGAGATGGTGGActtcttcatcctcttcttcatcaAAGCAACCATCATCCTGAGCATAATACACCTGAGTGGAATGAAGTGAGTTGGGTCCGAATGCTAAGTGTCCGCACTGGCGTAGGGTCAGTTCATTCAAATTTCAAATGTTCTACTAAGtttacatgtatgtgtgtgtgtatatatatatataaggagagaaagagagagtatcTCAGTGACTGTCACTATGGTTATAGGCATCACGCATGAGAAGAGCTGATCCCGACCGCGACCCCGTAGGGGTGTACATGGGTATTCAAATACTTGGTAAACAGTTTGAGGTGCCAGTGTTCGAATGCTGAAATCACCATTCGGGGACACCTTATAGCCTCCACCTGCATGAGAAGATCTGTGAATATTTTAGGCAGAAAGTAACGCTGTCGTTGGTGTGTATCAggacgctaaaaaaaaaaagtctttgggaccatcagattattataaacctgcagcgccGCCTTGATCGCCTAAAATCCGTTAACCTACCGAGATCGTCGCTCCTCCGCTGTGGTCCAGTAGTTCGAACTTTCATAAAGATTGGATTTAGCCAGAGTGCCTAGGGCTACAGGCTGAAATATTGAGCTGTCAATAAAGTTGGCTGTAACGTGAAGCTTTTTTTGCATGTGTACGTCATTTCTCTGTCTGATGTCTGTGGACAACTTTGTTGCCGGGAAACGAGCGAATAAATCGCGGTGGGAAAATGATAATTGTGTACACCACAATAAACACTCGCACTCCCAGTGGTTAACCAAATCGTCAGTATTTGAATATTAAAACGAGGCCAGGAGGACTTCCTGGCTCGCgcatgagtttaaaaaaatgttcgcGCGTtgttatacagtacagtgcgCTGTTCGACTAGCATTACAGCTTCAGTCACTCTCATGGGGTAATCGTTCACACGGCAATCATTCCTGAACACCGCCTGTATGAAGGTATGCTAGATATAGCTAACAATTAGGCTGCAGCGTcagaatttcttttttaaaccaatATAAATCCGCAGATTGCGGTCGCTAATGGCTGGCTGTGTTGCGTTCGGTTTTTTCATCCTTGTCAGTCGCAAACAGTAGCGGTGGCCCAGTGGTCTTCTGTTCACAAGAAGAAAACAGAAGCTGTAGATGCCTGTACGTTTTGTAGTGAAAACCCGTAGTAGTTTTAAAATTAACcgattatgtatttttttttttaaaaaaatgcgaTTGTTGTCAGATTTAACAACCAGCATGTTTAAAAGTGAAACTACTAGGCACGAGCCTTGTCAATTAAATACATGGTCTTGAAATGTTAAACGTATCCCGTCTGTCCCGTTGACCTCGCACCCGTTTCTTTATCGGTATAGACGCGCAAAAAACGAAATGTGCGTACGGCATCATTGCAAAGCTACTTTTATAGAACGTCTTGATTGCTGTCGTGTTCAAGGAATGCTGTATCTATTGGTGTTTTTAGGGACATATCAAAATTTGCATTGCACTTCATTGTGGAAGAAATAGATGAAGACACGTCAATGGAGGAGCTGCAGAAAATGATGCTCGTGGCGCTTGTGTACCGGATATTGGTGTGCTTCTACGAGGTCAGCTTGAATACACCGATCTAATAAAGAGCGAAGTAAATTTGTtgcctctctctttattaaGCTATAAGATATgaaatagtagtattagtataaaATATGATATCATGATGATTACCCAATATCGTATCAGTTTACCATTAAAGCAGTTATGACTGTCATTACTATAACAGTATTAATGTGATGCCATGTTAGTATTACCATGGTAATGTATACCCAATTATCCACATGCCTGTATGTCACTCACTGTTTAGATTATATGTATTTGGGGAGCTGGTGGAGCCACGCCAGGGAAATTTGTGCTTGGCCTGCGAGTGGTCACGTGTGA
This Ictalurus furcatus strain D&B chromosome 1, Billie_1.0, whole genome shotgun sequence DNA region includes the following protein-coding sequences:
- the fam8a1b gene encoding protein FAM8A1, which gives rise to MADSDEGVHDLKKTASINRSGSNNGKEMKTVSKSGSQTVSDLIAKSEYCEKLQEWMWQYYCGYVSWQSWVTVFPFPPCFPTQAATGSLRAPTWGVDLPTPDLQTWISHSSAVPFSSFPSVPPPSTTTAAHNASERQVEINGQSQNLPVPQNLQQNGNAQQPGREYYIPSPLHRFLAEMVDFFILFFIKATIILSIIHLSGMKDISKFALHFIVEEIDEDTSMEELQKMMLVALVYRILVCFYEIICIWGAGGATPGKFVLGLRVVTCDTSVLVQPNRVRVVPATNVSLSASTIRALNKNFSIAFFFPAFITLLFFQHNRTVYDIVAGTIVVKRNRLR